In Luteolibacter sp. Y139, a genomic segment contains:
- a CDS encoding serine/threonine protein kinase: MTETIDPADEEETDSLAIENAIFETAMQIPDPVQRREFLERTFHGDPLGKESMEELLGLAGTSSAFFLESRMRTAELAQEIIDELPADKFPVPSEPASLGETEGATIDRYTLLRKIGEGGVGEIFEAQQEGMVRTVAIKIIRSGMDTESVVSRFEAERQTLEIMEHPNIARVLDGGRTFRGRPYFVMELVRGARITTLCETQQLDIPSRLELFIAVCQAIQHAHQKGVVHRDIKPSNILVESIDGTFVPKVIDFGIAKAIQGSPRVRAGITQVGQFIGTPAYMSPEQIDMGGMDIDTRADIYSLGALLYELLAGRPPFDTELLLKKGMTELRRTLIEDNPPLPSDVARTPAEEGKGNALPGPREKWANALHGDLDWIVFKAMEKERNRRYQTVNSLAMDIRRYLQHEPVIARKPSRGYFMRKFFQRNRAACVLGALMLVTLVAGFGISTALYFREKDALAEQARLKRQAQARANVSRAAILLSEGNTAAADLLLRQDSLESIEASPEAAEVFRSLGRWNAVYGRWDQAALCFRMMNEANRLGDRTKVIEGIDLLMTAPAYLETGDTKAYAEFRTEALDRYGPAQNAMQAEHLLKVCLLQPADPKMLERLESSAKAIRDFKPGTPGLPDWNSLSMTLFHFRKGNYDEAIKEADKGMHFKDPSGSRIAAIRCILAMSHFKRGSVPEARTNLEKAKADLQRVESQIDDSGFPPIGTWFAWAVVRILVREADAMIGV, encoded by the coding sequence ATGACGGAGACGATAGATCCAGCTGACGAAGAAGAAACGGACTCGCTTGCCATCGAGAACGCGATCTTCGAGACGGCCATGCAGATCCCGGATCCGGTGCAGCGCCGTGAATTTCTCGAGCGTACCTTTCACGGTGATCCTCTGGGGAAGGAGAGCATGGAGGAACTTCTTGGTCTGGCCGGCACTTCATCCGCCTTTTTCCTCGAGAGCCGTATGCGGACCGCGGAACTCGCGCAGGAGATCATCGACGAACTTCCCGCTGACAAATTCCCCGTTCCTTCGGAGCCAGCATCGTTGGGCGAAACCGAAGGTGCCACGATCGACCGCTACACGCTGCTGCGGAAGATCGGCGAAGGCGGTGTCGGAGAGATCTTCGAGGCGCAGCAGGAGGGCATGGTGCGCACCGTGGCGATCAAGATCATCCGCAGCGGCATGGACACCGAGTCTGTCGTTTCACGCTTCGAGGCGGAACGCCAGACGCTGGAAATCATGGAGCACCCGAATATCGCGCGGGTGCTGGATGGCGGCAGGACCTTCCGCGGCCGCCCCTACTTCGTCATGGAGCTGGTCCGCGGGGCGCGGATCACCACCTTGTGCGAGACCCAGCAGCTCGACATCCCCAGCCGGCTGGAGCTCTTCATCGCCGTCTGCCAGGCGATCCAACACGCCCACCAGAAGGGCGTGGTTCACCGCGACATTAAACCTTCCAACATCCTCGTCGAAAGCATCGACGGCACCTTTGTCCCGAAGGTCATCGACTTCGGCATCGCGAAGGCCATCCAGGGTTCACCACGCGTTCGCGCGGGCATCACGCAGGTCGGCCAGTTCATCGGCACGCCTGCCTACATGAGCCCGGAGCAGATCGACATGGGCGGGATGGATATCGATACCCGCGCGGACATCTACAGCCTGGGAGCCTTGCTCTACGAGTTGCTCGCCGGGCGACCGCCATTCGATACCGAGCTGCTGCTGAAGAAAGGGATGACGGAACTGCGCCGCACCCTGATCGAGGACAATCCACCGCTGCCCTCCGACGTCGCACGGACTCCGGCGGAAGAAGGCAAGGGAAACGCCTTGCCGGGCCCACGAGAAAAGTGGGCGAACGCGCTGCATGGCGACCTCGACTGGATCGTCTTCAAGGCGATGGAGAAGGAGCGCAACCGCCGCTACCAGACGGTGAACAGCCTGGCGATGGACATCCGGCGCTACTTGCAGCACGAGCCAGTGATCGCACGCAAGCCGAGCCGCGGTTACTTCATGCGGAAGTTCTTCCAGCGGAACCGCGCGGCCTGCGTGCTCGGCGCATTGATGCTGGTCACGCTTGTTGCCGGCTTCGGCATCAGCACCGCACTCTACTTCAGGGAAAAAGACGCGCTCGCCGAGCAGGCTCGCCTCAAGCGGCAGGCCCAGGCGCGAGCGAATGTCTCGCGCGCTGCCATCCTGCTCAGCGAAGGCAATACCGCCGCAGCGGATCTCCTTCTCCGGCAAGACTCACTCGAATCGATCGAGGCATCACCCGAAGCGGCCGAAGTGTTCCGTTCCCTTGGCCGTTGGAATGCGGTCTACGGCCGCTGGGATCAGGCGGCCTTGTGCTTCCGCATGATGAACGAGGCCAACCGGCTGGGGGACCGCACCAAGGTCATCGAGGGCATCGACCTCCTGATGACCGCTCCCGCTTACTTGGAAACCGGTGACACCAAGGCCTATGCTGAATTCCGTACGGAAGCGCTCGATCGCTACGGTCCCGCGCAGAATGCGATGCAAGCGGAGCACCTGCTGAAGGTGTGCTTGTTGCAGCCAGCGGACCCGAAAATGTTAGAGCGCCTGGAAAGCTCCGCGAAGGCGATCCGTGACTTCAAACCCGGGACGCCCGGCCTGCCCGATTGGAACTCGCTCTCGATGACGCTCTTCCACTTCCGGAAGGGCAACTACGACGAAGCCATCAAAGAGGCGGACAAGGGCATGCACTTCAAGGACCCCTCCGGAAGCCGCATCGCCGCCATCCGGTGCATCCTTGCGATGTCCCATTTTAAACGCGGCAGTGTCCCCGAAGCGCGCACCAACTTGGAGAAAGCGAAGGCCGATCTCCAACGCGTTGAATCCCAAATCGATGACTCGGGATTCCCCCCGATCGGCACGTGGTTCGCGTGGGCGGTGGTGCGCATCCTGGTGCGCGAAGCCGACGCAATGATCGGTGTTTGA
- a CDS encoding serine/threonine-protein kinase, whose product MDPPLLPFPGEDSLPAGIDPLELLEVGFRPETTAGVGAEPPLSAEEVGSMLPAYEVRRLVGRGGMGTVFEAVQRDLQRRVAIKVLSPSLTNEPGLTARFRHEARLMASMEHPGVVRVYEAGETAEGYLYYVMEFVDGEDLASRLSRGRLSLEEAVPLIANVAEALEAAHRLGIVHRDIKPANIFLPAEGPPRLGDFGLAVTAGQAEEALRLTRVGTTVGTIEYAAPEQLSRAHAVSPASDVFSLGVVTYEVLTGELPRGNFDPPSLRREEVDAAFDSVVLRALQTDPARRFADAGKFREAFLHAADRRRQEALRQQAVRRKMVRRAWVMCLLAVIALVTGGSAIVAWKARKDAEAKQAAAEAAEQRMSDLIQFLLTDLRTRLEPTGNLGAMESVLEKAVGHFRRVYEESGHSPVAARKLADVLVVKGDVIGVRGMSAEADQLYTEAIALTELARNATPQDAKATRRVMEAWQDRSEHRMATGKYSDALLDARHLLGEAEAFAKQQPGAESTHALAMAHRAVAHTLGYTGGLEEAGEEYHRVQSLLQELVAGAPDRADYARELAELDMSLGSNAEARGDLEGMLRHFTAWHEYVVRNEGPDTSGYSYSAFRMGVALQKLGRSKEAVSYLTDAVRIAERESKALPGHKGCLNHLSWCLRFLGQAQEGVGDVDAAARVRQREAEVNAALSAAP is encoded by the coding sequence ATGGACCCTCCGCTGCTGCCTTTTCCGGGCGAGGACTCGTTGCCCGCGGGCATCGACCCGCTGGAATTGTTGGAGGTGGGGTTCCGTCCGGAGACCACGGCGGGCGTAGGAGCGGAGCCTCCGCTGAGTGCGGAGGAGGTCGGCTCGATGTTGCCGGCGTATGAGGTGCGGCGGTTGGTCGGCCGGGGCGGGATGGGTACGGTCTTCGAGGCGGTGCAGCGCGATCTGCAACGCCGGGTGGCGATCAAGGTGTTGTCTCCCTCGCTGACGAATGAGCCGGGACTAACAGCGAGATTCCGTCATGAGGCACGGCTGATGGCTTCAATGGAGCATCCCGGTGTGGTGCGGGTGTATGAAGCCGGTGAGACGGCTGAGGGATACCTTTACTACGTGATGGAGTTCGTGGATGGCGAGGATCTCGCGTCCCGGCTGAGTCGCGGGCGCTTGTCCTTGGAGGAAGCGGTGCCGCTCATCGCGAATGTGGCGGAGGCCTTGGAGGCGGCGCATCGGCTGGGAATCGTGCATCGCGACATCAAGCCGGCGAATATTTTCCTGCCCGCTGAAGGGCCGCCGAGGCTGGGGGACTTCGGGCTGGCGGTGACAGCCGGGCAAGCGGAGGAGGCGCTGCGGTTGACGCGGGTGGGGACCACGGTGGGTACGATCGAGTACGCAGCGCCGGAGCAGTTGTCGCGGGCGCATGCGGTGTCGCCGGCGAGCGATGTTTTCAGCTTGGGTGTGGTGACTTATGAAGTGCTGACCGGCGAGTTGCCGCGAGGGAATTTCGATCCGCCGTCGCTGCGGCGCGAGGAAGTCGATGCCGCCTTCGACAGCGTGGTGCTGCGCGCCTTGCAAACGGATCCGGCGCGGCGATTTGCGGACGCGGGGAAGTTTCGCGAGGCTTTCTTGCATGCGGCCGATCGCCGTCGTCAGGAGGCGCTGCGGCAGCAAGCGGTGCGACGTAAGATGGTGCGGCGGGCTTGGGTGATGTGTTTGTTGGCGGTGATCGCTTTGGTTACCGGTGGCAGTGCGATCGTCGCTTGGAAGGCACGAAAGGATGCCGAGGCGAAGCAAGCGGCGGCGGAAGCGGCGGAGCAGCGCATGTCGGACCTGATCCAATTCTTGCTCACCGATTTACGGACACGCCTAGAGCCGACCGGTAATCTCGGTGCGATGGAGTCTGTGTTGGAGAAGGCGGTGGGGCATTTCCGCCGCGTGTATGAAGAGTCCGGGCATTCCCCGGTGGCGGCGCGGAAGCTCGCCGACGTGCTGGTGGTGAAGGGCGATGTGATTGGCGTGCGCGGGATGAGTGCAGAAGCTGACCAGCTTTACACCGAGGCGATCGCGCTGACCGAGCTCGCCCGGAATGCGACTCCGCAGGATGCCAAGGCCACGCGACGGGTGATGGAGGCGTGGCAGGACAGGTCCGAACATCGCATGGCGACGGGCAAATATTCCGATGCCCTGTTAGATGCCCGGCATCTGTTGGGCGAGGCTGAAGCTTTCGCGAAGCAGCAGCCCGGCGCGGAATCCACTCACGCGCTTGCCATGGCTCATCGCGCGGTCGCGCATACCTTGGGATACACGGGTGGCCTGGAAGAGGCGGGCGAGGAATATCATCGAGTCCAATCCCTGCTGCAGGAGTTGGTTGCCGGTGCTCCCGATCGTGCGGACTATGCCCGCGAATTGGCGGAGCTCGATATGTCGCTGGGGTCGAATGCCGAGGCTCGCGGAGATCTGGAGGGGATGCTGCGGCACTTCACGGCGTGGCATGAGTATGTGGTCCGGAATGAAGGGCCGGACACCAGCGGGTATTCTTACAGCGCCTTCCGCATGGGAGTTGCTTTGCAGAAACTCGGCCGCTCCAAAGAAGCGGTGTCGTATCTCACGGACGCGGTGCGGATTGCCGAGCGGGAGTCCAAGGCCCTGCCCGGTCACAAGGGCTGCCTCAATCACCTCTCGTGGTGCCTGCGATTCCTGGGCCAGGCTCAGGAAGGCGTGGGCGATGTCGACGCTGCCGCGAGAGTTCGCCAGCGGGAGGCCGAGGTGAATGCCGCGCTCTCGGCGGCTCCGTGA
- a CDS encoding RNA polymerase sigma factor, giving the protein MSVQYHDVRLRCLMFTQETHAAFPPTRWSLVVSSRDNDHGALEELCRLYWPPLYSFGRRSGLTIEDAQDLTQRFFHDLLENRAALLEKADPGGGRLRTLFLKVLQRRIADHHRHATREKRGSGQVVSLDTEAAEAGLRAVAPGISAEAVFDRHWALQVLHLALARLELDFATAGRSHHFTALVPFLGLGADDACYRTLRDTLNLDESRARQAVHRFRDRFRRHLRDEIAETIATDDDEAIDRELNDLRAILSRAS; this is encoded by the coding sequence TTGTCAGTCCAATATCATGACGTCCGCCTGCGCTGCTTGATGTTCACCCAGGAAACCCACGCCGCCTTTCCGCCCACCCGGTGGAGTCTGGTCGTGTCGTCACGCGACAACGACCACGGCGCGCTTGAGGAACTCTGTCGCCTCTATTGGCCCCCGCTATATTCCTTCGGACGCCGCAGCGGCCTCACCATTGAGGACGCGCAGGACCTGACCCAACGATTCTTCCACGACCTGTTGGAAAACCGCGCCGCACTGCTTGAGAAAGCCGATCCCGGCGGCGGGCGGCTCCGCACCTTGTTTCTGAAAGTCCTCCAGCGCCGCATTGCCGACCATCACCGGCATGCCACCCGCGAAAAGCGCGGCAGCGGCCAAGTCGTCTCGCTCGATACCGAGGCGGCCGAGGCCGGGCTCCGCGCCGTCGCTCCCGGGATTTCCGCCGAAGCCGTCTTCGACCGCCACTGGGCGCTTCAGGTGCTCCACCTCGCCCTCGCCCGCTTGGAACTCGACTTCGCCACTGCCGGCCGCTCCCACCATTTCACCGCGCTTGTCCCGTTTCTCGGCCTCGGTGCCGATGACGCCTGCTACCGGACTCTCCGCGACACGCTGAATCTGGACGAAAGCCGCGCCCGCCAAGCCGTCCATCGTTTCCGCGACCGTTTCCGCCGCCACCTCCGCGACGAAATCGCCGAAACCATCGCCACCGATGACGACGAGGCGATCGACCGCGAGCTCAATGACCTGCGCGCAATTTTGAGCCGCGCCTCCTAG
- a CDS encoding MGH1-like glycoside hydrolase domain-containing protein produces MSPRTLLCLAAMTLPAMATHPVGNINRYLSNSARTDLIGQDMWTTLKELSDDRVNKPDQVTSGMPQLPQENWGHPQLGMQGVFCAGHQTPVQNLVSVQTSEKLVVTRHQWTPAWSATYYRALPSGKPGASPLAGPLSIKETKCITPEDVFVAELEILNDERSAITVDLELIHPELKADGTGKVTFTAVTNVGGIAKEKGKGWEINGSGWLASKGDLTLGKALSLPPQKTLKVRYAFAVDHVSTTDSNDRVNAALTEADPFKRNETSFNAWYEKNVPEFSTTDPDILKLYYYRWFLVKRSIHDPKNFIAGHPYKRPSIYESPIGDWFCAVIGLPIPVQIQETRWLRDITPGKNQILNWAENVHHQYRDYLQFTPAAMWNFYKIHPDPEIRAAVAQPATDYAWKDVPVHGQPQLPVQEGSWPTGAEYQPNFYQFTKPDAWDWRHDVQGHSQGFPYAKSVRLDKAAFTIANLYGAANFMEELGNTKSFTDSRNQADRMLKTIEDKHWKDGFFYSAEPDSYALADQAACYDGFLPFLFGMEKKPQFFTAFDKFFDPAWFWTDYPITTVARNNPMYWTGNAIAGPTASSIAQPHGYPCCWNGPMWNYNNSAMCEALGSVATSPGGERYRDGWLEFHRRWSDSHFVYGDRSVPCAMEHLRPTDASNFRRQVVDYFHSAWLDSTFSYWAGIRVTDKRDKVIFDPLTKEDFELKNVPAGGKELTFVQENGTRRVLDAAGKVLAEGTAALEVK; encoded by the coding sequence ATGAGCCCCAGAACCCTGCTTTGCCTCGCGGCAATGACCCTCCCCGCGATGGCCACCCACCCGGTCGGCAACATCAACCGCTACCTCTCGAACTCCGCCCGCACCGACCTGATCGGGCAGGACATGTGGACGACCTTGAAGGAGCTTTCCGACGACCGAGTCAACAAACCCGACCAAGTCACCTCGGGAATGCCGCAGCTGCCACAGGAAAACTGGGGCCACCCCCAGCTCGGCATGCAGGGCGTCTTCTGCGCCGGTCACCAGACACCGGTCCAGAATCTCGTCTCGGTCCAGACCAGCGAGAAGCTCGTCGTGACCCGCCATCAATGGACGCCCGCGTGGTCAGCCACCTACTACCGTGCGTTGCCCAGCGGCAAGCCCGGCGCCTCGCCGCTCGCCGGTCCGCTTTCGATCAAGGAGACCAAGTGCATCACCCCGGAAGACGTCTTCGTCGCCGAGTTGGAGATTCTCAATGACGAGCGCTCCGCCATCACCGTCGATCTCGAACTGATCCATCCCGAGCTGAAAGCCGATGGCACTGGCAAGGTCACCTTCACCGCCGTCACCAATGTCGGCGGCATCGCGAAGGAAAAGGGCAAGGGCTGGGAAATCAATGGCAGCGGCTGGCTGGCATCAAAGGGCGACCTCACGCTTGGAAAGGCACTCAGTCTTCCTCCGCAAAAGACACTGAAGGTCCGCTACGCCTTCGCGGTCGATCACGTCAGCACCACCGATTCGAACGACCGGGTAAACGCTGCCCTAACAGAAGCCGATCCTTTCAAGCGCAACGAAACCTCCTTCAACGCGTGGTATGAGAAAAATGTCCCGGAGTTCTCCACGACCGACCCCGACATCCTCAAGCTCTACTACTACCGCTGGTTCCTCGTGAAGCGGTCCATCCACGACCCGAAGAACTTCATCGCCGGTCACCCCTACAAGCGACCCTCCATCTACGAGAGCCCGATTGGCGATTGGTTCTGCGCCGTCATCGGCCTTCCCATACCCGTTCAGATCCAAGAGACCCGCTGGCTGCGCGACATCACGCCCGGCAAGAACCAGATCCTCAACTGGGCCGAGAACGTCCACCACCAGTATCGCGACTATCTGCAGTTCACGCCGGCCGCGATGTGGAACTTCTACAAGATCCATCCCGATCCCGAGATCCGCGCCGCCGTCGCTCAACCGGCCACCGACTACGCGTGGAAGGACGTGCCCGTCCACGGCCAGCCGCAGCTCCCCGTTCAGGAAGGAAGCTGGCCGACCGGTGCCGAGTATCAGCCGAATTTCTATCAGTTCACCAAGCCCGATGCCTGGGACTGGCGCCATGACGTGCAGGGCCACTCGCAGGGCTTCCCTTACGCCAAGTCCGTGCGCCTCGACAAAGCCGCCTTCACCATCGCCAACCTCTACGGCGCCGCGAACTTCATGGAGGAACTCGGCAATACCAAGAGCTTCACCGACAGCCGCAACCAGGCCGACCGGATGCTGAAGACCATCGAGGACAAGCATTGGAAGGATGGCTTCTTTTACTCCGCCGAGCCCGACTCCTACGCGCTCGCTGACCAAGCCGCCTGCTACGACGGCTTCCTGCCCTTCCTCTTCGGCATGGAGAAGAAGCCGCAGTTCTTCACTGCCTTCGACAAGTTCTTCGACCCCGCTTGGTTCTGGACGGACTACCCGATCACAACCGTCGCGAGGAACAACCCGATGTACTGGACCGGCAACGCCATCGCCGGCCCCACCGCATCCAGCATTGCGCAACCTCACGGCTATCCCTGCTGCTGGAATGGCCCCATGTGGAACTACAACAACAGCGCCATGTGCGAGGCACTCGGCTCCGTCGCCACCTCACCCGGCGGCGAACGCTACCGCGATGGCTGGCTCGAATTCCACCGCCGCTGGTCCGACAGCCACTTCGTCTACGGCGACCGCTCGGTGCCCTGCGCCATGGAGCACCTGCGCCCGACCGATGCCTCGAACTTCCGCCGCCAAGTGGTCGACTATTTCCACAGCGCCTGGCTCGACTCCACCTTCAGTTACTGGGCCGGCATCCGCGTGACGGACAAACGCGACAAGGTCATCTTCGACCCGCTGACCAAGGAAGACTTCGAGCTGAAAAACGTCCCCGCTGGCGGCAAGGAACTGACCTTCGTGCAGGAAAACGGCACCCGCCGCGTATTGGACGCCGCGGGAAAAGTCCTCGCCGAAGGAACAGCCGCGCTGGAAGTGAAGTAG
- a CDS encoding sigma-70 family RNA polymerase sigma factor — protein MPTDPPGAAEQVTLILHAIRRGEGGSSKDLLPVVYEELRRLAVARMAQEAAGQTLQATALVHEAWLRLVHDGDRTWQNRAHFFGAAAEAMRRILIENARRKSRLKRGGNLVRVDIGDVELVDTTPDEKILLINDALEQMEASDPEKARVVVMKFFGGMTNQEVATNLSVTERTVERHWAFAKAWLYQTIQSQTEAP, from the coding sequence ATGCCCACCGACCCTCCGGGAGCCGCCGAACAGGTGACCCTCATTCTCCACGCCATCCGGCGCGGGGAAGGTGGGTCGTCGAAGGATTTGCTCCCGGTGGTCTATGAGGAACTCCGCCGGCTGGCCGTCGCGCGAATGGCTCAGGAAGCCGCCGGCCAAACCTTGCAGGCCACCGCGCTGGTGCACGAGGCCTGGCTGCGGCTCGTCCACGATGGCGACCGGACCTGGCAAAACCGCGCGCATTTCTTCGGCGCCGCCGCCGAGGCAATGCGCCGGATCCTCATCGAAAACGCCCGCCGCAAGTCCCGCCTCAAGCGCGGCGGCAATCTCGTCCGCGTGGACATCGGCGATGTCGAACTCGTCGACACCACGCCGGATGAAAAGATCCTGCTCATCAATGACGCGCTCGAACAGATGGAAGCGAGCGACCCGGAAAAAGCACGCGTGGTGGTCATGAAATTCTTCGGCGGCATGACCAATCAGGAAGTCGCCACCAACCTCTCCGTCACCGAGCGCACCGTCGAACGGCACTGGGCCTTCGCAAAGGCATGGCTCTATCAGACCATACAAAGCCAGACCGAAGCGCCATGA